A region of Culicoides brevitarsis isolate CSIRO-B50_1 chromosome 1, AGI_CSIRO_Cbre_v1, whole genome shotgun sequence DNA encodes the following proteins:
- the LOC134828898 gene encoding WASH complex subunit 1, with protein MRLFEIPIIQPDLRHEEAILQSLNTLDYLNEVIGSVFDRIDQRIASNQAKVQDINRRIGVVNSKIESLKDSKKAVIIYSTNKYPEQEKDFTPIFGDETENQVPKPVLKKLSASDVKSSPEKVNHRKPQEKLQFYHVKEPEKAKKINKNIGPNSDLLDIIRSVDSLIVFKKDDKLSKSKTSSASSMPMEGKKLEAAPASITNKNQKKNLESIFYTPSAVDNAPQLDLPMDLPDLPGIADDITFSMDDDFMIVPSRGRSDTIASLGLTVTDSPKVTTVPQVDSLPPQVPSDQSNENLETKTEIPKPPPAPIPQTRTEEYIIPPPPPPPSDIPKPPPPPMASKTPAEIPVASNARLNLLADIRKAGGKAKLRPAAASDRKPPSEKKKEKPEPTADLMSDLRNRLQMRRKGISGAKENPQPTDMMSKLSSLIPPPSMEQKFNKNNESDDDWN; from the exons atgcgaTTGTTCGAAATTCCGATCATCCAACCGGATCTTCGTCACGAGGAAGCAATTTTACAAAGTCTGAACACGCTAGACTACCTCAATGAAGTCATCGGGAGCGTTTTTGATCGCATCGACCAACGAATCGCCAGCAATCAAGCAAAAGTTCAAGACATAAATCGCAGAATTGGCGTCGTTAATTCCAAAATTGAAAGTCTAAAAGACTCGAAAAAGgctgtaattatttattccaCGAACAAATATCCGGAACAAGAGAAAGATTTTACGCCCATTTTCGGCGATGAGACCGAAAATCAAGTGCCAAAGCcagttttgaagaaattatcaGCAAGCGATGTCAAAAGTTCACCCGAAAAAGTCAATCATAGGAAGCCGCaggaaaaacttcaattttatcatGTCAAAGAGCCGGAAAAAGCtaagaaaatcaacaaaaatatcggGCCAAATAGTGATTTGCTCGACATTATACGGTCTGTGGACTCGTTAATTGTCTTCAAGAAGGACGATAAGTTGTCAAAATCCAAAACTTCGAGTGCCAGTTCCATGCCGATGGAAGGAAAAAAGTTGGAAGCTGCTCCTGCATCGATtacgaacaaaaatcaaaagaaaaatttggaaagcATTTTTTATACTCCATCAGCTGTGGATAAC gctcCTCAACTGGATCTCCCGATGGACTTGCCTGATTTACCGGGAATTGCGGACGATATCACCTTCAGCATGGATGACGATTTCATGATTGTGCCTTCCAGAGGTCGGAGTGACACAATTGCCTCTCTCGGTTTAACGGTTACTGACTCTCCAAAAGTCACTACCGTTCCCCAAGTTGATTCATTGCCGCCACAAGTGCCTTCAGATCAATCTAACGAGAATCTCGaaacaaaaactgaaattcCGAAACCTCCTCCGGCGCCAATTCCTCAAACTCGCACCGAAGAATACATCATTCCACCACCGCCGCCTCCCCCATCGGACATTCCAAAGCCTCCGCCCCCGCCGATGGCCAGCAAAACACCTGCTGAGATTCCGGTAGCGTCAAATGCTCGCCTGAATCTTCTTGCGGATATTCGAAAAGCTGGCGGAAAAGCAAAATTACGACCTGCAGCGGCATCTGATCGAAAACCGCCGAgcgaaaagaagaaagaaaagccAGAACCAACAGCTGATCTGATGTCAGACCTAAGAAATCGCTTGCAAATGCGTCGCAAGGGAATTTCCGGTGCCAAAGAAAATCCTCAACCCACTGATATGATGAGCAAATTGTCGAGTTTGATACCGCCGCCGAGCatggaacaaaaattcaacaaaaataacgaGTCGGACGACGACtggaattga
- the LOC134828909 gene encoding ATP synthase subunit e, mitochondrial, with protein MADLGAPVRVSPLIKFGRWSFLAVGVAYGAYHQNRLSKKAAKEREIEAQKKVVRDAQMAAEKKKAQEREAAEWERMSAPAPKK; from the exons ATGGCTGATTTAGGAGCACCCGTCAGAGTTTCTCCATTGATTAAG tTCGGAAGATGGTCATTCTTGGCTGTCGGAGTCGCCTATGGAGCTTACCATCAAAACAGATTGTCCAAGAAGGCTGCCAAAGAACGTGAAATCGAGGCCCAAAAGAAGGTTGTGCGCGATGCACAAATGGCCGCAGAGAAGAAGAAGGCTCAAGAAC GTGAAGCCGCTGAATGGGAAAGAATGTCTGCTCCAGCGCCCAAGAAGTAA
- the LOC134829056 gene encoding succinate dehydrogenase cytochrome b560 subunit, mitochondrial-like, translating to MALALARNFCGSNMLSRAHLAKTIGSTQWAVRTVTIRPTAAPVESKKPFNHDERNDKLGRPMSPYLGIYKWQVTSMLSISHRFTGIMLTGWGMIMGYGSLILPHDISYYLTAFENLHWSAPAVFALKYSLMAFPFAYHSLNGLRHLSWDAGKNLAMSQVYSTGWFTLSTALVVGAILTYAL from the exons ATGGCTTTAGCTCTTGCAAG AAACTTCTGCGGCAGCAACATGCTTAGCCGAGCTCACTTGGCCAAGACAATTGGAAGCACACAATGGGCCGTCCGCACTGTCACAATTCGTCCCACAGCTGCTCCAGTGGAATCCAAGAAGCCCTTCAATCATGACGAACGCAACGACAAACTCGGTCGCCCCATGTCTCCCTATCTCGGCATCTACAAGTGGCAAGTAACGAGCATGTTGTCGATCTCTCATCGTTTTACCGGCATCATGTTGACTGGCTGGGGCATGATTATGGGTTACGGATCTCTCATTTTACCGCACGACATCTCGTATTACTTGACGGCCTTTGAGAATTTGCATTGGAGTGCGCCAGCGGTGTTTGCCTTGAAATATTCGCTCATGGCATTCCCGTTTGCGTACCACTCGCTCAACGGATTGAGACATTTGTCGTGGGATGCCGGCAAGAATTTGGCCATGAGTCAAGTTTACAGCACTGGATGGTTCACTTTGAGCACAGCTCTTGTCGTCGGAGCGATTTTAACTTATGCCTTGTAA
- the LOC134829067 gene encoding succinate dehydrogenase cytochrome b560 subunit, mitochondrial-like — protein MALAFTRNLCGRNVLNTLNLAKKSVIGPQWCNSRNVTLRVVSAPAAKQESHDERNARLGRELSPHVTIYKFELPSLLSISHRFAGIALTGWAAILGYGCLLMPHDASHYISALEACQLSSASLFAMKFVLAFPLAYHTCNGIRHFCWDYGKFLTMKEVYATGYIMLASAVVTSIIMASM, from the exons ATGGCCTTAGCTTTTACGAG aaatctcTGTGGTCGCAATGTCCTCAACACGCTCAACTTGGCGAAAAAATCCGTTATTGGACCTCAATGGTGCAACTCTCGAAATGTAACGTTACGCGTTGTAAGTGCTCCTGCCGCCAAGCAAGAAAGTCACGATGAACGAAATGCTCGTCTTGGACGCGAATTGTCTCCTCATGTGACCATCTACAAATTCGAACTGCCCAGTTTGTTGTCAATTTCGCATCGTTTTGCTGGCATCGCACTCACAGGATGGGCTGCAATTTTGGGATATGGCTGTTTGTTGATGCCACACGATGCCAGTCATTATATTTCGGCACTCGAAGCGTGTCAATTGAGCTCGGCCTCGTTATTTGCCATGAAATTTGTCTTGGCATTCCCCTTGGCGTACCATACTTGCAACGGAATTCGACACTTTTGCTGGGATTACggcaaatttttgacaatgaaGGAAGTTTACGCTACCGGTTACATCATGTTGGCATCCGCAGTCGTTACATCCATCATTATGGCTAGCATGTAA
- the LOC134829045 gene encoding oligoribonuclease, mitochondrial, producing MLKFFKKLTTVPFLKRIVPVSEVPVENPPKPKRKPMANTKPIVWIDMEMTGLDVHQDRIMEIACLITDHQLNIIAEGPNVIIKQPDALLQGMNEWCTKTHTATGLYKACQESKITESQAEDMVLTFIQQYTKRNEAPLAGNTIYMDRFFLMHQMEKVNNYLNYRIIDVSSIKECCQRWNPEMHKNAPPKKLVHRALDDIHESIKELQYYKEFMFIK from the exons ATgctaaaattcttcaaaaagctCACGACAGTCCCTTTTTTGAAGCGAATCGTCCCCGTTAGTGAAGTTCCTGTTGAAAATCCGCCCAAACCGAAGCGCAAACCAATGGCCAACACAAAACCCATCGTCTGGATCGACATGGAGATGACCGGATTAGATGTCCATCAAGACAGAATCATGGAAATTGCCTGTTTAATCACGGATCATCAATTAAACATCATCGCCGAAGGTCCAAATGTAATTATAAAGCAACCAGATGCGCTGTTGCAAGGCATGAACGAGTGGTGCACCAAAACACACACCGCTACAGGTCTTTACAAGGCATGTCAAGAgtcaaaaattacagaaagcCAAGCTGAGGACATGGTTCTGACCTTCATTCAGCAATATACGAAACGAAATGAGGCTCCATTGGCTGGAAACACAATTTACATGGACCGATTTTTCCTGATGCATCAAATGGAAAAGGTCaataattacttaaattaCCGAATAATCGATGTGTCGAGCATTAAGGAGTGTTGTCAGCGATGGAATCcagaaatgcacaaaaatgc gccACCGAAGAAATTAGTTCATCGTGCCCTCGACGATATTCACGAAAGCATCAAAGAACTCCAGTATTACAAAGAGTTCATGTTCAtcaaatga